ATGACAATAGCGACTTCAACCACGATCGGGATAGAAGATGCTGCGGGCAAAATTGTCCGCCACGCTCATATTTTGTCGCGCCATCTCCAAGTAATGCGCGACCGGATGTATCCTCCCCGAGCGCAAAAACATTTGCGGCATTTCATGACAAATGAGGTGTCCAAACTTACCTCGGTTCCTGAATCGACATTGCGAACAATGTCGATCGAAGGCAAGGGCCCGACGCCGGCGCGCCTTGACAATAATCATCGATCTTACACACTTAAACAAATCAATGAACTAAGAGCGTTGTTCGCCGCTCAGAGACCGTCCGAAGCTTTGCGATTTTTGCCTCATCGACGTAAAGGAGAGCATCTCCAAATTCTAGCTGTCGCCAATTTTAAGGGCGGCAGCGCCAAAACGACGACAAGTCTCCACTTATCTCATTATCTAGCATTACATGGCTATCGGGTCCTTGTAATAGACCTCGATCCACAAGCATCGCTGTCGGCTATGTTTGGTGCCCAGCCCGAAATTGATGTTGGCGAAAATGAAACCATTTACGCGACACTGCGCTATGACAACAAGCGCAAACCAATTCGCGACGTTGTTCGCAAGACCTATTTTCCTGGAATCGACCTGATCCCGGGAAATATCGAGGTCATGGAATATGAACACGAAACACCCAGAATTCTTGCCTCCAAACATCAACATTCGGGAGGGGCTTTTTTCGAAAGATTGCGCCTCGCTATCTCCGAGGTCGATAGCGATTACGACGTCGTCATTCTGGATACCCCACCTTCGCTTGGGTTCCTTACACTTGGCGCAATCTATTCCGCAACGAGCATGCTCGTGACCATTCATCCGGCGATGCTCGACGTCGCTTCAATGAGCCAGTTTCTGCTCATGATGGGCGACCTGATCACGGTCATCCGCGATGCTGGGGCGACCATACGCCAAGACTTCTTTCGCTACCTGATAACCCGACACAATCCCAACGATCAACCGCAGACCGAGGTTATAACTATGCTTAGGCATATGTTCGGAACCGACGTACTCGTGCCTACGGCCATTGATAGCACAGCTATTGAAGCCGCAGGTTTAGCCAAGCGCAGTCTTTATGAACTTGAGGCGGGTCAAGTCGG
This genomic window from Methylocella tundrae contains:
- the repA gene encoding plasmid partitioning protein RepA, which produces MTIATSTTIGIEDAAGKIVRHAHILSRHLQVMRDRMYPPRAQKHLRHFMTNEVSKLTSVPESTLRTMSIEGKGPTPARLDNNHRSYTLKQINELRALFAAQRPSEALRFLPHRRKGEHLQILAVANFKGGSAKTTTSLHLSHYLALHGYRVLVIDLDPQASLSAMFGAQPEIDVGENETIYATLRYDNKRKPIRDVVRKTYFPGIDLIPGNIEVMEYEHETPRILASKHQHSGGAFFERLRLAISEVDSDYDVVILDTPPSLGFLTLGAIYSATSMLVTIHPAMLDVASMSQFLLMMGDLITVIRDAGATIRQDFFRYLITRHNPNDQPQTEVITMLRHMFGTDVLVPTAIDSTAIEAAGLAKRSLYELEAGQVGRDTFRRARESMDAVNDRIIGLISESWGRPA